A part of Gadus morhua chromosome 17, gadMor3.0, whole genome shotgun sequence genomic DNA contains:
- the LOC115529623 gene encoding receptor-type tyrosine-protein phosphatase H-like isoform X2 has protein sequence MAGAKPGVHALQLKPVSVHELLKTGSKFIKWDEDIPDDSDSVSSMDQPENLNEAIPPGNVKVSNVSSSTVSLTWETAAGEVGGYVVTCFCDSETQQETTTKLDRVTFSDLKPGLKYDFQIKTKLKSVRLSQPALTSAHTEAIPPENVQVSHVSSSTVSLIWDTAAGEVGGYVVTCFCDSETHQEKTTDSDSVTFSDLKPGLKYDFQIKTQLKSGGVSQPALISAHTEAIPPGNVKVSHVSTSTVSLIWDTAAGEVGGYVVTCFCDSKKHREKTTDLDSVRFSDLKPGLKYDFQIKTQLKSGGLSQPALISAHTEAVPQGNVKVSHVSSSAVSLTWETAAGEVEGYVVTCFCNSKKHQEKTTVSDSVTFSDLKPGLQYDFQVKTQLKSGGLSQPALTSAHTETELDVFLKKLGLKENYKEKLSLSSVLQIDKKAVTEEAAKCLSDLPWCFLKKLMMFPFRSEKG, from the exons GACATCCCTGATGATTCTGATTCTGTTTCCAGTATGGATCAACCCGAAAATCTCAACG AGGCCATTCCTCCAGGAAATGTCAAGGTTTCCAATGTCAGCAGTAGTACGGTGTCTCTTACATGGGAAACAGCTGCTGGTGAGGTGGGGGGCTATGTTGTGACCTGTTTCTGTGATTCAGAGACACAGCAAGAGACGACAACTAAATTAGACAGGGTGACATTCTCCGATCTGAAGCCAGGGCTCAAGTATGACTTCCAAATTAAAACCAAGCTGAAAAGCGTAAGACTCAGCCAGCCTGCCTTGACATCTGCCCACACAG AGGCCATTCCTCCAGAAAATGTCCAAGTTTCCCATGTCAGCAGTAGTACAGTGTCTCTTATATGGGACACAGCTGCTGGTGAGGTGGGGGGCTATGTTGTGACCTGTTTCTGTGATTCAGAGACGCACCAAGAGAAGACAACAGATTCAGACAGTGTGACATTCTCCGATCTGAAGCCAGGGCTCAAGTATGACTTCCAAATTAAAACCCAGCTGAAAAGCGGAGGAGTCAGCCAGCCTGCCTTGATATCTGCCCACACAG AGGCCATTCCTCCAGGAAATGTCAAAGTTTCCCATGTCAGCACTAGTACGGTGTCTCTTATATGGGACACAGCTGCTGGTGAGGTGGGGGGCTATGTTGTGACCTGTTTCTGTGATTCAAAGAAACACCGAGAGAAGACAACAGATTTAGACAGTGTGAGATTCTCCGATCTGAAGCCAGGGCTTAAGTATGActtccaaattaaaacacagcTGAAAAGCGGAGGACTCAGCCAGCCAGCCTTGATATCTGCCCACACAG AAGCCGTTCCTCAAGGAAATGTAAAAGTTTCCCATGTCAGCAGTAGTGCGGTGTCTCTTACATGGGAAACAGCTGCTGGTGAGGTGGAGGGTTATGTTGTGACTTGTTTCtgtaattcaaagaaacaccAAGAGAAGACTACAGTTTCAGACAGTGTGACATTCTCCGATCTGAAGCCAGGGCTTCAGTATGACTTCCAAGTTAAAACCCAGCTGAAAAGCGGAGGACTCAGCCAGCCAGCCTTGACATCTGCCCACACAG AAACTGAACTGGATGTTTTTCTAAAAAAGCTTGGCCTAAAAGAGAACTACAAGGAGAAGCTCTCACTAAGCAGTGTCCTACAGATTGACAAGAAGGCCGTCACAGAGGAAGCGGCTAAATGTCTTTCTGATCTCCCTTGGTGCTTTCTCAAGAAGCTAATGATG